The Phycisphaerales bacterium genome includes a region encoding these proteins:
- a CDS encoding peptidylprolyl isomerase, whose product MHPRRSGHLGRPELLLVVLGTLSALGLLVAPLAASPRPDGWVPADRAPAVRLALEPVQPFYFPDDPARFRFMIYNNSDEVLELPITSADGDTAVGLPLELMLGTENEPALMLAYENEPLRALAVRARGELASTASAQTPPPEIPTILRLAPRAVLGGEVDLRPHHSMLRYTGRHRLEWRPLGGRLGAATAAVDVDPRREIVVVTDLGKMTFRVAYDEAPQNVRNFLELARSGFYDGKSFHRLLPGQLLQGGCPEGTGRGMRPDRKTVPAEFSDWPIDAGTLVMARLPSDPDSASCQFFIGLARLRELDGTFTVIGQASDEESLATLRRLNQRPVDGQDRPLEPLLIRSVNLVVAAEARVRRLEVSPTPRPVPPPPVSTPDEE is encoded by the coding sequence ATGCACCCAAGGCGAAGTGGTCATCTCGGTCGGCCGGAGCTCCTACTGGTCGTTTTGGGCACGCTCAGCGCGCTCGGCCTCCTGGTGGCCCCCTTGGCCGCCAGCCCGCGGCCGGACGGCTGGGTGCCCGCAGACCGCGCGCCCGCCGTGCGGCTCGCGCTCGAGCCGGTCCAACCGTTCTATTTCCCCGACGATCCCGCGCGCTTCCGCTTCATGATCTACAACAACAGTGACGAGGTGCTTGAGTTGCCGATCACCTCGGCGGATGGAGATACCGCGGTCGGCCTGCCGCTCGAACTCATGCTCGGCACGGAGAATGAACCCGCCCTCATGCTCGCTTACGAGAATGAGCCGCTGCGGGCGCTTGCGGTCCGCGCGCGGGGTGAACTTGCGTCGACGGCTTCCGCCCAGACACCCCCGCCGGAAATCCCAACGATTCTGCGACTGGCGCCCCGCGCCGTGCTTGGCGGCGAAGTCGACCTGCGCCCCCACCACAGCATGCTCCGCTACACCGGTCGCCACCGGCTGGAATGGCGGCCGCTGGGTGGCCGTTTGGGCGCCGCCACCGCGGCGGTGGACGTCGATCCGCGACGCGAGATTGTGGTCGTGACGGACCTCGGGAAGATGACCTTTCGCGTGGCCTACGACGAGGCCCCGCAGAACGTGCGGAATTTCCTTGAACTCGCCCGCTCCGGGTTCTACGACGGCAAGTCGTTCCACCGCCTGCTGCCGGGCCAGTTGCTGCAAGGCGGCTGCCCCGAGGGCACGGGCCGCGGCATGCGCCCGGATCGCAAGACGGTCCCCGCCGAATTCAGCGACTGGCCGATCGATGCCGGTACGCTCGTCATGGCACGGCTGCCCAGCGACCCCGATTCCGCCAGTTGCCAGTTCTTCATCGGGCTCGCACGCCTGCGTGAGCTCGACGGGACCTTCACCGTCATCGGTCAGGCAAGCGATGAGGAAAGCTTGGCGACGCTGCGCCGGCTGAATCAACGCCCCGTCGATGGCCAGGATCGACCACTCGAACCCCTGCTGATCCGCTCGGTGAACCTGGTCGTTGCCGCCGAAGCCCGCGTGCGACGCCTCGAAGTCAGCCCGACTCCACGCCCAGTGCCTCCACCGCCGGTCTCCACGCCCGACGAAGAGTGA
- a CDS encoding DUF4159 domain-containing protein, translating into MLVVLAAGAAAPAQPEASGTQVQQAVRRGVQAIRNLQHPDGSWPERSQPGGNTALALLALLQADVAPGDPAVVRGLEHLRTLPNRHVYTVSLKLMALALADPQRFRPDLEEGARFLIAAQNRSGLWSYTVDGGERFDHSNSQFALLGLQAAADAGIHVPLVVWRRALATVVRTQRPDGGWSYQEGGASYGSMTAAGVADLLILGHAIQQRERSRGCGNYRTSAPLARGMAWLAEHFRSDTNPIAGGQHLYYWLYAVERCGILAGQRYLGRHDWYRLGASFLVRAQDRDGRWRGDLTDTCFAVLFLTKGYRALLVQKLQWSDVPDAWSPTRFDLAGLVVFLGQDLGQPVTWQTVRFEAPLEDWLAAPLLFVHGSRFPSWDADRRAKLRAYVENGGTVLFEAADGAPAFREGFERFVAETFPEVPLRRIGAEHAVYRLLYPLVLFGDQDGALELFGLDYGCRTSILFSPHDLACPWERSDVPGPSERPLQLGANIAAYATGRRPLRDRLDAVVLPSDSAAATAGPPALDALRLTQLVHEGDWRPFPTALVRLAEFLRDAAGVDVVTQYRQLRATAPELVSSPILVLAGHGALRLSPEEQTALRTHLQRGGFLLADACCGTEPFATDLRALLGAMFPDSTLERLPPDHPIYTGTPGFDVRQVSYSEDVVRAKGDLRAPELWGLRSAGRLVVVFSPYSLSCGLSGPAFDGCWGYASEDALRLTSNIVLYALTR; encoded by the coding sequence TTGCTGGTCGTGCTCGCCGCCGGAGCCGCCGCACCTGCGCAGCCCGAGGCCTCCGGCACGCAGGTGCAGCAAGCGGTTCGCCGTGGTGTGCAGGCGATCCGCAATCTCCAGCACCCCGACGGCTCCTGGCCCGAACGCAGTCAGCCCGGCGGCAACACCGCCCTCGCACTGCTCGCACTGCTCCAGGCCGACGTTGCGCCCGGCGACCCGGCCGTGGTACGCGGGCTTGAGCACCTCCGCACGTTGCCCAATCGGCATGTCTACACGGTAAGTCTCAAGCTCATGGCCCTGGCGCTGGCCGATCCCCAGCGCTTTCGCCCCGACCTGGAAGAAGGCGCCCGCTTTCTGATCGCGGCCCAGAATCGTTCGGGCCTGTGGTCGTACACCGTCGACGGGGGTGAGCGTTTCGACCACTCCAACAGTCAGTTTGCACTGCTGGGCTTGCAGGCGGCGGCTGACGCCGGCATCCATGTGCCCCTTGTCGTCTGGCGCCGGGCCTTGGCCACGGTCGTGCGCACCCAGCGCCCCGATGGTGGCTGGTCCTACCAGGAAGGCGGTGCGAGCTACGGCAGCATGACAGCGGCAGGTGTCGCCGACCTGCTCATTCTGGGGCATGCGATTCAGCAGCGCGAACGCAGCCGTGGCTGCGGGAACTACCGCACCAGCGCGCCGCTGGCGCGTGGGATGGCCTGGCTGGCCGAACACTTCCGCAGCGATACCAACCCCATCGCAGGCGGGCAACACCTCTACTATTGGCTTTATGCGGTCGAACGCTGCGGCATCCTCGCGGGCCAGCGTTACTTGGGTCGGCACGACTGGTATCGCCTGGGGGCGTCGTTCCTGGTGCGTGCGCAGGACCGTGACGGTCGCTGGCGCGGCGACCTGACCGACACGTGCTTTGCCGTGCTCTTCCTCACGAAGGGGTATCGCGCGCTGCTTGTCCAGAAGCTGCAATGGTCCGACGTCCCGGATGCCTGGAGTCCGACACGTTTTGACCTGGCCGGGCTGGTCGTATTCCTCGGGCAGGATCTTGGTCAGCCGGTGACCTGGCAGACGGTGCGTTTCGAAGCGCCTCTGGAGGACTGGCTCGCTGCGCCGCTGCTGTTTGTCCACGGGTCGCGATTTCCTTCGTGGGACGCGGATCGCCGTGCCAAGCTGCGTGCGTACGTCGAAAACGGCGGCACGGTGCTATTCGAAGCCGCCGATGGCGCGCCCGCCTTTCGTGAGGGCTTCGAGCGCTTTGTGGCCGAGACCTTTCCCGAAGTGCCGTTGCGGCGCATCGGAGCGGAACACGCCGTGTACCGCCTGCTCTATCCGCTTGTGCTCTTCGGGGACCAGGACGGCGCACTCGAGCTCTTCGGCCTCGACTACGGCTGCCGTACGAGCATCCTGTTCAGCCCGCACGATCTCGCCTGCCCATGGGAACGCAGCGATGTGCCGGGTCCGAGCGAACGACCGCTGCAACTCGGAGCCAACATTGCCGCCTACGCCACCGGCCGCCGTCCCCTGCGCGATCGTCTAGATGCGGTTGTACTGCCATCCGATTCCGCCGCCGCCACTGCCGGTCCGCCAGCGCTCGACGCGCTGCGACTCACGCAGTTGGTCCACGAGGGGGACTGGCGCCCGTTCCCGACCGCACTCGTGCGGTTGGCAGAATTCCTGCGTGATGCGGCCGGCGTCGATGTCGTCACCCAGTATCGCCAGCTTCGGGCGACCGCGCCGGAACTGGTGAGCAGCCCGATTCTCGTGCTTGCCGGCCACGGGGCACTGCGTCTGTCCCCAGAGGAACAAACCGCGCTGCGGACACACCTGCAACGCGGCGGATTCCTGCTCGCGGATGCGTGCTGCGGAACTGAACCCTTCGCGACCGATTTACGGGCCTTGCTGGGTGCGATGTTCCCGGACAGCACGCTGGAGCGGCTACCGCCAGACCATCCTATTTACACCGGTACACCTGGCTTCGACGTGCGGCAGGTGTCGTACTCGGAGGATGTCGTGCGAGCCAAGGGAGATCTGCGCGCGCCGGAACTTTGGGGTCTGCGCAGCGCCGGCCGGCTGGTAGTGGTTTTCAGCCCCTATAGTTTGAGTTGTGGCCTCAGCGGGCCGGCCTTCGATGGTTGCTGGGGCTATGCGAGCGAAGATGCCTTGCGCCTGACAAGTAATATTGTGCTGTATGCCCTGACCCGTTGA
- a CDS encoding hydroxyacid dehydrogenase — protein sequence MKILIACEMPEAAREQFRALALNVDYRPTVALPELRDALADASVLVVGDLRVSPEALRRANALQLIVHAGPGPGDIAIDDASTQGVFVAHCPDQHAVAVAEHAFGLILALDRQIATHTTELRAGNWNRAAMGDARGLAGATLGLLGFGTAGRLLARRARAFDMRVLVWTPQLALSGAHERDIEFCNWPRELARQADIVVVLSVRDERGVLVDADFVQALRDGSYLVHLGAPGAVDEAAVAQAVEQRGLRAAFDVFASEPGTGTGRFRWPFPDLPHVVATPHVGALTAQAQTATCAEVVRIVHDFMVTGEVHNCLNVCDRSPATWQLVLRVRDQVGVMASILEAVRADGVNAQEITSRVFSGAKAAWCTIALDERPSSEALESIRALSDVLHLELRAVV from the coding sequence ATGAAGATCCTGATTGCCTGCGAAATGCCCGAGGCCGCCCGGGAACAGTTCCGGGCACTCGCGCTCAACGTGGACTATCGGCCGACCGTTGCTTTACCGGAGTTGCGTGACGCGTTGGCCGACGCGAGTGTCCTCGTGGTCGGTGACCTACGCGTTTCTCCTGAAGCGCTGCGCCGCGCAAACGCTTTGCAGCTCATCGTGCATGCCGGCCCGGGTCCGGGCGACATCGCCATCGACGATGCTTCGACCCAGGGCGTCTTCGTAGCGCATTGCCCCGACCAGCACGCGGTCGCGGTCGCAGAACACGCCTTCGGGCTGATTCTCGCCCTGGATCGACAGATTGCGACCCACACGACGGAATTGCGCGCGGGCAATTGGAATCGGGCGGCCATGGGCGATGCCCGCGGGCTGGCTGGTGCCACACTCGGCCTGCTCGGATTCGGTACCGCCGGTCGTCTCCTTGCCCGCCGCGCGCGGGCGTTCGACATGCGCGTCCTGGTTTGGACGCCGCAACTGGCCCTGAGCGGGGCCCACGAGCGTGATATCGAGTTCTGCAACTGGCCACGTGAACTCGCCCGGCAGGCCGACATTGTCGTGGTGCTTAGTGTACGGGATGAACGCGGGGTGCTGGTGGATGCCGACTTTGTACAGGCCCTCCGCGATGGTAGTTACCTCGTGCATCTCGGCGCACCCGGTGCCGTGGACGAAGCTGCCGTGGCGCAGGCCGTCGAGCAACGCGGCTTGCGTGCCGCTTTCGACGTCTTTGCGTCGGAGCCCGGAACGGGGACCGGTCGATTCCGCTGGCCGTTTCCCGACTTACCGCACGTGGTCGCGACACCGCACGTCGGGGCACTGACCGCTCAGGCGCAGACGGCCACGTGTGCCGAGGTTGTGCGGATCGTCCACGACTTTATGGTCACCGGCGAAGTGCATAACTGCCTGAACGTGTGCGATCGGAGTCCGGCGACATGGCAGCTCGTTCTCCGGGTTCGGGACCAGGTCGGTGTCATGGCTTCGATCCTCGAAGCGGTACGGGCGGACGGCGTGAATGCACAGGAAATCACCAGTCGGGTCTTTAGCGGCGCCAAGGCCGCCTGGTGCACGATCGCCCTCGATGAACGTCCGAGTAGCGAGGCACTGGAGTCGATTCGTGCTCTTTCCGACGTACTGCATCTGGAATTGCGGGCGGTCGTCTGA
- the prmC gene encoding peptide chain release factor N(5)-glutamine methyltransferase — protein MTAGHTEGGAWTVTRLLAWTREYLQRHGVESPRLCAEILLAHALQCQRIHLFTRHEEIPADAALTTFREHVRLAAGGTPIAYLTGEKEFFSLPLEVNPAVLIPRPETEILVERVISLVRTGQRADPTILDVGTGSGCIIIALARHLPQARLAASDVSEEALAVARRNAARHGVSERIDFRCGDLLTPWNGGLFNLIVSNPPYIATAGAPVDPQVRAHEPHAALFAGPDGLGVIRRLVAAAPQALCPGGHLLMEVAYDQAATVRDLLAAEVWPQVRTYRDGAEIERVIHAQRAKAGCAQVA, from the coding sequence ATGACCGCAGGGCACACGGAAGGCGGCGCGTGGACGGTGACGCGCCTGCTGGCATGGACGCGCGAGTACCTGCAGCGGCACGGCGTGGAATCCCCGCGCCTGTGCGCGGAAATCCTCTTGGCGCACGCGCTCCAGTGTCAGCGGATTCACCTGTTCACCCGGCATGAGGAGATCCCCGCCGATGCTGCGCTCACAACTTTCCGTGAGCATGTGCGACTGGCCGCCGGCGGCACACCGATCGCCTACCTCACCGGTGAGAAAGAGTTCTTCTCGTTGCCACTGGAAGTCAACCCAGCCGTACTCATCCCGCGCCCCGAAACCGAGATCCTCGTTGAGCGCGTCATTTCGCTCGTGCGGACCGGACAGCGCGCGGACCCGACGATCCTGGACGTCGGCACCGGCAGCGGCTGCATCATCATCGCGCTCGCGCGTCATCTACCGCAGGCCCGGCTGGCCGCGAGCGATGTGTCGGAGGAAGCCCTCGCCGTGGCGCGCCGGAATGCCGCCCGGCACGGTGTCAGCGAACGCATCGACTTCCGCTGCGGCGACCTGCTCACCCCTTGGAACGGCGGCCTGTTCAACCTGATCGTGAGCAATCCGCCCTACATTGCCACTGCGGGCGCCCCCGTCGATCCGCAGGTGCGGGCCCACGAGCCCCACGCGGCCCTCTTCGCCGGCCCCGACGGTCTCGGAGTGATTCGCCGGCTGGTGGCGGCCGCACCGCAGGCCCTCTGTCCCGGGGGACACCTGCTCATGGAAGTGGCTTACGACCAGGCCGCGACCGTCCGCGACCTGCTCGCGGCAGAAGTGTGGCCGCAGGTGCGCACCTATCGCGATGGTGCCGAGATCGAACGCGTGATACACGCACAGCGGGCGAAGGCCGGCTGTGCTCAAGTGGCGTAA
- a CDS encoding anthranilate synthase component I family protein produces MLETFHTSPVTVPRNLAAAVRTFCSGSEAAWLDGGTHAFRSSGVPRRSVITRTPLAVLEQLAGEPARLRVRSTTVAEAASAWELWRHVQRRLPPYAPHPTLAPGWIGYLGFEAVHQLDKLAVAAPQAPGLPLVRLALFDQAITLNHDDGTAQHTHAPNLAAALGALFEVTPQTDAAFERDWRSACDQSPGPFPVHPRPTLTTTVDRAEHERRVARALEYIAAGDVYQVNLAHPLRLSGCGDAWDVFTSIRSANPAPYSALLTWDGGAVASFSPELFLHLDRDRVLTRPIKGTRPRCGEMEIDEPAAAALLASRKEAAELAMVVDLHRNDLGRVCEYGSVRVVHPRRLETHPTVYHTVADVAGILRPECDAIDLIAAAFPAGSVTGVPKLRALEIIAELEQAPRGVYTGSIGALGLGGRMTMNVAIRTLQIRGDEATLYVGGGIVAESNPTAEYDETLAKAAGILRGLGLATPHVQTPEFVVAPQPASIAH; encoded by the coding sequence ATGCTCGAAACGTTTCATACAAGCCCGGTCACCGTCCCGCGGAATCTGGCGGCCGCTGTCCGAACTTTCTGCTCAGGGTCGGAAGCTGCCTGGCTGGACGGTGGCACCCACGCCTTCAGATCGTCCGGCGTACCGCGCCGCAGCGTCATTACCCGCACTCCGCTTGCGGTGCTCGAACAGTTGGCCGGCGAACCGGCACGGCTGCGTGTGCGATCCACCACGGTGGCCGAAGCTGCGAGTGCATGGGAACTTTGGCGCCATGTGCAGCGCCGTCTGCCCCCGTACGCGCCACATCCGACACTCGCCCCGGGGTGGATCGGTTACCTGGGGTTCGAAGCCGTGCACCAGCTCGACAAGCTCGCGGTCGCCGCGCCACAGGCCCCCGGCTTGCCACTCGTACGACTGGCACTCTTCGACCAGGCGATCACCCTCAACCACGATGACGGCACCGCACAGCACACCCACGCGCCCAACCTGGCGGCCGCGCTCGGGGCACTCTTCGAGGTCACTCCGCAGACAGATGCCGCTTTCGAGCGGGACTGGCGTAGCGCCTGTGACCAGTCGCCCGGACCGTTCCCGGTGCATCCGCGCCCGACACTGACCACAACCGTGGACCGGGCCGAGCACGAGCGCCGTGTCGCCCGGGCCCTGGAATACATCGCCGCCGGTGACGTCTACCAGGTTAACCTGGCCCATCCACTGCGGTTGTCGGGTTGCGGCGATGCCTGGGATGTTTTCACGAGTATTCGCAGCGCCAACCCGGCCCCCTACTCCGCCCTGTTGACGTGGGACGGTGGCGCAGTGGCGTCATTTTCGCCCGAGTTGTTCCTGCACCTCGATCGCGACCGCGTGCTTACCCGCCCCATCAAAGGGACCCGCCCGCGCTGCGGCGAAATGGAGATTGACGAGCCGGCAGCCGCAGCGCTGCTCGCTTCGCGCAAGGAGGCCGCCGAACTCGCGATGGTCGTCGACCTGCACCGCAACGACCTGGGGCGCGTGTGCGAATACGGCAGCGTCCGCGTGGTTCATCCGCGGCGGCTGGAAACGCACCCGACGGTCTACCACACCGTTGCCGACGTCGCGGGGATTCTGCGGCCGGAGTGCGACGCCATCGACCTGATCGCGGCGGCGTTTCCGGCGGGCTCCGTGACCGGGGTCCCGAAACTGCGTGCCCTGGAGATCATTGCGGAGTTGGAGCAAGCACCCCGCGGCGTTTACACCGGCAGCATCGGGGCACTGGGGCTCGGCGGTCGCATGACAATGAATGTCGCAATCCGCACGCTGCAGATTCGCGGCGATGAGGCCACGCTTTACGTCGGCGGTGGCATCGTGGCCGAGTCCAACCCCACCGCGGAGTACGACGAGACACTCGCGAAAGCCGCGGGCATCCTGCGCGGACTCGGCCTGGCAACACCCCACGTACAGACCCCGGAGTTCGTCGTCGCGCCGCAGCCGGCCAGCATTGCACATTGA
- a CDS encoding alanine racemase, producing the protein MRSPLVDVVVALDQVRAAAESIKARTGVRLLPVIKADAYGLGASAVADAIAAVADEFVYFSVHEAREVRRAGLALGPPDGDPAEYRELRLRPAVASLSEAARFRGHQVAIKVDTGMQRFGCRAEQIDELAAACEVADYFCHAVTLTAVEKLQAACGHRGRPLHAAATALLHEPAAWLDAVRPGLALYRGAVRVTTRLRAVRETVGPIGYTGFDAGRVGIILAGYSNLLAPGPVLVNGRPQRLLEVGMNTSFVSVAASDREGDEVVLLGDGLDVAALATHHNIRPHEVLCRYCAMGMRRYVGSWG; encoded by the coding sequence ATGCGTTCCCCCCTTGTGGATGTCGTCGTCGCGCTGGATCAGGTGCGGGCTGCCGCCGAATCGATCAAGGCGCGGACCGGTGTGCGTCTGCTGCCCGTCATCAAGGCGGATGCCTATGGCCTCGGAGCGTCCGCAGTAGCGGATGCGATCGCCGCGGTCGCCGACGAGTTCGTCTATTTCTCGGTGCATGAAGCCCGTGAGGTACGGCGCGCAGGACTCGCGCTGGGACCGCCGGACGGTGATCCCGCCGAGTACCGGGAACTGCGGCTCCGGCCGGCCGTCGCGTCGCTGAGCGAAGCGGCCCGCTTCCGCGGCCACCAGGTTGCCATCAAGGTCGACACGGGCATGCAGCGTTTCGGTTGTCGTGCCGAGCAGATTGATGAGCTGGCCGCGGCGTGTGAGGTGGCCGATTACTTCTGCCATGCCGTAACGCTCACGGCGGTTGAGAAACTGCAAGCGGCGTGTGGACACCGTGGCCGGCCCCTGCACGCGGCAGCGACGGCGCTGCTGCACGAGCCCGCAGCGTGGCTCGATGCCGTGCGGCCCGGCTTGGCGCTCTATCGCGGCGCGGTTCGAGTGACCACACGACTGCGTGCGGTGCGTGAGACGGTGGGCCCGATCGGGTACACCGGCTTTGATGCCGGTCGTGTAGGAATCATCCTCGCGGGCTACAGCAACCTGCTGGCACCGGGGCCGGTGCTCGTAAACGGCCGCCCGCAGCGCCTGCTTGAAGTCGGCATGAACACGTCCTTCGTCAGTGTGGCGGCATCAGACCGTGAAGGTGACGAAGTGGTGCTCCTGGGTGACGGTCTCGATGTAGCGGCGTTGGCCACCCATCACAACATTCGCCCGCACGAAGTGCTGTGTCGCTACTGCGCGATGGGGATGCGCAGGTATGTCGGGAGCTGGGGGTGA
- the murA gene encoding UDP-N-acetylglucosamine 1-carboxyvinyltransferase produces the protein MPYFEINGGARLRGTVRIGGAKNAALPIMAAAILCDGEVVLHDVPGVADVYSLCELLLKLGVEHEWRNDGALRLVVRDEMNCKAEYDIVRKMRASICVLGPLVAKRHKALVAMPGGCAIGDRPVDLHVRALKHLGAEVELVNGDIVAKVKKLRGTEMFLGGPFGSTVLGTGNAMMAATLAEGTTVIEMAACEPEVVDLANFLNACGASITGQGTPRIVVEGVKQLHGCEYRIIPDRIEAGTFMVAAAITNGELTLENCRLDHLMAFVDRLDAIGIQVEKQERGVVVSSARRLEPVDVTTQPFPGFPTDLQAQLMALLCLADGNSIVTEKIFPDRFMHVAELNRMGAHLRKEGPTVIVEGVKRLVGAPVMASDLRASAALVLAGLAARGVTRVNRVYHLDRGYVKFDEKLRSVGADIRRLMGEEG, from the coding sequence CTGCCGTATTTCGAGATCAATGGCGGCGCGCGGCTGCGGGGCACGGTGCGGATCGGCGGCGCAAAGAATGCCGCCCTACCGATCATGGCCGCGGCGATTCTGTGCGACGGCGAAGTCGTGCTGCACGACGTGCCTGGTGTGGCCGACGTGTACTCGCTGTGTGAACTGCTGCTGAAACTCGGCGTGGAGCATGAGTGGCGCAACGATGGAGCCCTGCGGCTGGTCGTACGGGATGAAATGAACTGCAAGGCCGAATACGACATTGTGCGCAAAATGCGTGCGTCGATCTGTGTGCTTGGTCCGTTGGTGGCCAAGCGTCACAAGGCCCTGGTCGCGATGCCGGGGGGGTGCGCGATCGGTGACCGGCCCGTGGATCTGCACGTGCGGGCGCTGAAACACCTGGGCGCCGAGGTGGAATTGGTCAATGGCGACATCGTCGCCAAGGTCAAGAAGCTGCGTGGCACGGAGATGTTCCTCGGCGGGCCATTCGGGTCCACCGTGCTCGGAACCGGAAACGCCATGATGGCCGCCACGCTGGCCGAGGGCACGACGGTCATCGAAATGGCCGCCTGTGAGCCGGAGGTCGTCGACCTCGCAAACTTCCTGAACGCCTGTGGGGCCTCGATCACCGGACAGGGCACGCCGCGGATTGTGGTCGAAGGCGTCAAACAACTCCACGGCTGTGAGTACCGCATCATTCCCGACCGCATCGAGGCGGGTACCTTCATGGTCGCAGCCGCGATTACCAACGGCGAGCTAACCCTGGAGAATTGCCGGCTCGATCACCTGATGGCCTTTGTGGACCGGCTTGATGCGATCGGAATCCAGGTGGAGAAGCAGGAGCGTGGCGTGGTCGTGTCGTCGGCTCGTCGGCTCGAACCCGTCGATGTAACCACGCAACCGTTTCCCGGCTTCCCAACCGACCTCCAAGCCCAACTCATGGCGCTCCTCTGCCTCGCGGATGGCAACAGCATCGTTACCGAGAAGATCTTCCCGGATCGCTTCATGCACGTCGCGGAGCTGAACCGCATGGGTGCCCACCTCCGCAAGGAGGGCCCCACGGTGATAGTCGAAGGCGTGAAGCGGCTCGTCGGCGCCCCCGTGATGGCTTCTGACCTCAGAGCGTCCGCGGCCCTCGTGCTGGCAGGGCTCGCCGCGCGGGGCGTCACAAGGGTAAACCGCGTGTATCACCTGGACCGCGGGTACGTGAAGTTCGATGAGAAGCTGCGCAGCGTCGGGGCGGACATCCGGCGCCTGATGGGTGAGGAGGGGTAA
- the accC gene encoding acetyl-CoA carboxylase biotin carboxylase subunit has translation MFTRILVANRGEIALRIIRACRDMGIEAIAVYSRADRDAAYLKLAHDAICIGGESPGQSYLNAAAIISAAEIADVQAIHPGYGFLAENPRFAQMCRDCKIEFIGPSAEAMEKLGDKVEARKLAKLARVPLVPGSGGIVANEDEAVVVAEKIGYPIMIKAAAGGGGRGMRPAHNEATLRSSFRNARAEAEAAFRDGSLYIEKLIERPRHVEVQLLGDPRGNVIHLWERDCSLQRRHQKLVEESPSPHISNKTRTKLCTAAVRLAKAANYYSAGTCEFLVDQNDDFYFIEVNARIQVEHPVTELVTGEDLIQWQIRIAAGEPLKLKQDQIRQNGAAIECRINAEDPEGGFRPSPGPIHELIAPGGPGVRLDTHAHAGYTVSPYYDSMIAKLLVHRPTRQEAIRVMARALSEFTIRPIKTTIPILRAIMDNADFVKGNVDTGFIERTFSAPSPR, from the coding sequence ATGTTCACACGAATTCTGGTGGCCAACCGGGGCGAAATTGCGCTGCGGATCATCCGCGCCTGCCGCGACATGGGCATCGAGGCCATCGCCGTCTACTCACGGGCGGACCGTGACGCGGCGTACCTCAAACTCGCCCATGACGCGATCTGTATCGGCGGCGAGTCCCCGGGGCAGTCGTACCTCAACGCCGCCGCGATCATCTCGGCCGCCGAGATCGCCGACGTGCAGGCCATCCATCCCGGGTACGGCTTCCTCGCCGAGAATCCGCGCTTCGCGCAGATGTGCCGCGACTGCAAGATCGAGTTCATCGGCCCCTCGGCCGAGGCGATGGAGAAGCTTGGCGACAAGGTCGAGGCGCGCAAGCTTGCCAAGCTTGCCCGCGTGCCGCTCGTGCCGGGCAGCGGGGGGATTGTCGCGAACGAGGACGAAGCCGTCGTCGTGGCCGAGAAGATCGGTTACCCCATCATGATCAAGGCCGCCGCGGGCGGTGGGGGTCGCGGCATGCGACCCGCACACAACGAGGCCACGCTGCGCAGCAGTTTCCGCAACGCCCGGGCGGAGGCGGAAGCCGCTTTTCGGGACGGCAGTCTTTACATCGAAAAGCTCATCGAGCGTCCGCGTCACGTTGAAGTGCAGTTGCTCGGTGATCCGCGCGGGAACGTCATCCACCTGTGGGAGCGTGACTGCTCCCTCCAGCGGCGGCACCAGAAACTGGTCGAGGAATCGCCTTCACCGCACATCAGCAACAAGACGCGCACCAAGCTCTGTACGGCGGCGGTACGCCTTGCGAAAGCAGCTAATTATTACTCGGCGGGTACGTGCGAGTTCCTCGTCGATCAGAACGACGATTTCTACTTCATCGAGGTGAACGCCCGCATCCAAGTCGAGCACCCCGTTACCGAGCTCGTCACCGGTGAAGACCTGATCCAGTGGCAGATTCGGATCGCCGCCGGTGAGCCGCTCAAGCTCAAGCAGGACCAGATTCGCCAGAACGGCGCCGCCATCGAGTGCCGCATCAATGCCGAGGATCCCGAGGGTGGCTTCCGGCCAAGTCCCGGCCCGATCCACGAGCTGATCGCCCCCGGAGGTCCCGGGGTCCGGCTCGATACGCACGCCCACGCGGGTTATACGGTCAGCCCCTACTACGACTCGATGATCGCCAAGCTGCTGGTCCACCGCCCCACGCGACAGGAGGCCATTCGGGTGATGGCCCGGGCGCTGAGCGAGTTCACGATCCGTCCGATCAAGACCACCATCCCGATTTTGCGGGCCATCATGGATAATGCGGATTTTGTGAAGGGCAACGTGGACACGGGCTTTATCGAGCGTACTTTCTCGGCGCCCAGTCCGCGCTGA